One Actinomadura viridis genomic region harbors:
- a CDS encoding S1 RNA-binding domain-containing protein, protein MGGDVLPYVYQVTKYDPADRDQHGHYTGDEPATSDHGPIEAAYLQAVAAFAADAGVDHLAIREPQVGGFVHFGLEPPVDGHGLDGLFPEGLAGFYDGALVSIEVGLELVRAMLRDNGAWCRLEVDGVFTVHVGWDQYLYVGSSRPCESALARARSLGLFPERRDASPYDFAPDDPLQVQRPADADFWARVRWAVSAQRATFLEENHVYNGTRWHRLTRDTIEAVRSRLAPRARLAVWPDLLTDVDAAMAALADEDLVEVIWEDHDGRITSTVVDETRFEAVSCRIAGARAAGVLSLVVDERQPLFTAVLPDSDGVLRARWQTEATPSDRDWAFLKTLKRGQVVTGRVTAIAGFGVTFVDIGGFTAMINIPELSWRPFDHPSDIVSVGQEITAQVLDVDMIWERVPLSLRALQEDPWPQLAQRIGEVVTGPVTKIVPFGVFVRIEDRADGFEGLVNASELEESPDDAIAVGDSLTVRILDVDLVRRWIVLSHKHVAEAGTEERRRL, encoded by the coding sequence GTGGGCGGTGACGTGCTCCCTTACGTCTACCAGGTCACCAAGTACGACCCTGCCGACCGTGATCAGCACGGCCACTACACCGGCGACGAGCCCGCGACCAGCGACCACGGGCCGATCGAAGCCGCCTACCTGCAGGCCGTTGCCGCTTTCGCCGCAGACGCCGGCGTCGACCACTTGGCCATCCGGGAGCCGCAGGTAGGCGGCTTTGTCCACTTCGGGCTGGAGCCTCCCGTTGACGGCCACGGTCTGGACGGTCTCTTCCCGGAGGGCCTCGCAGGGTTCTACGACGGTGCTCTGGTGTCGATCGAGGTCGGTCTGGAACTCGTCCGGGCCATGCTGCGCGACAACGGCGCCTGGTGCCGGCTGGAGGTGGACGGAGTGTTCACCGTGCACGTTGGCTGGGACCAGTACCTCTACGTCGGCAGCAGCCGGCCCTGCGAATCGGCGCTGGCCCGCGCTCGCTCGCTCGGGCTGTTCCCGGAACGGCGGGACGCATCGCCGTACGATTTCGCGCCGGACGATCCGCTGCAGGTGCAGCGCCCGGCGGACGCCGACTTCTGGGCTCGCGTGCGCTGGGCGGTCAGCGCCCAGCGCGCCACCTTCCTGGAGGAGAACCACGTCTATAACGGCACCCGGTGGCACCGCCTCACCCGTGACACGATCGAGGCGGTGCGCTCCCGCTTGGCCCCCCGCGCCCGGCTAGCGGTCTGGCCCGACCTGCTCACCGACGTCGACGCGGCCATGGCCGCACTGGCCGACGAGGACTTGGTGGAAGTCATCTGGGAAGATCACGATGGACGGATCACCAGCACGGTCGTGGACGAGACCCGATTCGAGGCGGTGTCCTGCCGGATCGCTGGTGCTCGAGCCGCCGGAGTCCTGTCGCTGGTCGTCGATGAGCGGCAACCGTTGTTCACGGCAGTGCTTCCCGACAGCGACGGTGTTCTCCGGGCACGCTGGCAGACCGAGGCGACGCCCAGTGACCGCGACTGGGCCTTCCTGAAGACCCTGAAGCGCGGCCAGGTCGTCACCGGCAGGGTGACGGCCATTGCCGGTTTCGGCGTCACCTTCGTGGACATCGGCGGCTTCACCGCGATGATCAATATTCCTGAGCTGTCCTGGCGTCCGTTCGACCACCCGTCCGACATCGTCAGCGTCGGTCAGGAGATCACGGCCCAGGTTCTCGATGTCGACATGATCTGGGAACGGGTTCCGCTGTCGCTCCGAGCACTGCAGGAGGACCCGTGGCCGCAGCTGGCACAGCGGATCGGGGAGGTGGTGACCGGACCGGTCACCAAGATCGTGCCGTTCGGTGTCTTCGTCCGCATCGAGGACCGTGCGGACGGCTTCGAAGGGCTGGTGAACGCCAGCGAGCTGGAGGAATCGCCTGACGATGCCATCGCAGTCGGCGACTCCCTCACCGTGAGGATCCTCGACGTCGACTTGGTGCGGCGCTGGATCGTCCTGTCGCACAAGCACGTTGCCGAAGCCGGCACAGAGGAGCGCCGTCGCCTCTGA
- a CDS encoding recombinase family protein yields MSGLKAGYARCSTDMQDLTAQKDMLLDLGVIGDRIVVDEGLTGPERERPGLDQALAAVRAGDTLVVPTLDRLARSVPARDNGDSPVARAVALSLVGQPYDPTDPMGKKRPKLTARRRTHLVQQHQSGKDTIADLAELFSVSRATAYRVLERHQAPAVPPTAGGR; encoded by the coding sequence ATGAGTGGACTGAAGGCAGGCTACGCCCGCTGCTCCACCGACATGCAGGACCTCACCGCCCAGAAGGACATGCTCCTCGATCTCGGCGTGATCGGGGACCGCATCGTCGTCGACGAGGGCTTGACCGGCCCCGAGCGCGAGCGTCCCGGCCTGGACCAGGCCCTGGCGGCCGTACGGGCCGGCGACACGCTGGTGGTGCCGACGCTGGACCGCCTCGCCCGCTCGGTGCCCGCCCGCGACAACGGCGACTCTCCGGTCGCCCGCGCGGTGGCCCTGTCCCTGGTCGGGCAGCCGTACGACCCCACCGATCCGATGGGCAAGAAGCGACCCAAGCTCACCGCTCGCCGGCGGACGCACCTGGTCCAGCAGCATCAGTCCGGTAAGGACACCATCGCAGACCTCGCTGAGCTCTTCTCCGTCAGCCGTGCCACGGCGTATCGAGTCCTCGAACGCCACCAGGCCCCAGCCGTCCCTCCAACCGCCGGTGGGCGGTGA
- a CDS encoding MauE/DoxX family redox-associated membrane protein, producing MDAIQNTQVVLLSAVLLAAAVAKLVVRAPAASPEHVHGVPVPGRLRRATALRQSRPVMVGIGLGEGTLGLALLLTPHVSVRLATTVAFTAATWVVGELRVHRPDAGCGCFGGLSTRRVGRRSVLRALLFTAAAVVSLGAPVAGAETLREGSFQVVAVLTLELALFAALSPELSTLAERSRVRRRGQATPCERRRSSLAETYSTLYGSETWRASEHAITSPVPLDVWREGCWRFVVFPARVDGRDTEIIFAVSTAERNRTVRTATLPTENKPEHDTAAGHLATR from the coding sequence ATGGACGCCATCCAGAACACCCAGGTCGTGCTGCTGTCCGCCGTCCTGCTGGCCGCGGCCGTGGCCAAACTCGTCGTCCGCGCCCCGGCCGCCTCGCCCGAACATGTGCACGGGGTACCCGTGCCGGGGAGGCTCCGACGGGCGACCGCGCTGCGGCAGAGCCGTCCGGTGATGGTCGGCATCGGCCTTGGCGAAGGCACCCTCGGGCTTGCCCTCCTCCTCACCCCGCACGTGTCGGTGCGGCTGGCGACGACCGTGGCGTTCACCGCCGCGACCTGGGTCGTCGGCGAACTGCGGGTGCACCGGCCCGACGCCGGCTGCGGCTGCTTCGGAGGGCTGAGCACCAGGCGCGTCGGCCGCCGGAGCGTTCTGCGCGCGCTGCTGTTCACGGCGGCGGCGGTCGTGTCGCTCGGCGCGCCGGTCGCCGGAGCCGAGACGCTGCGCGAGGGCTCATTCCAGGTGGTGGCGGTGCTCACGCTGGAACTGGCCCTCTTCGCCGCGCTCTCCCCGGAACTCTCCACCCTCGCCGAACGGTCGCGCGTACGGCGGCGCGGTCAGGCCACGCCCTGCGAACGCCGTCGCAGCTCTCTCGCGGAGACGTACTCGACCCTGTACGGCAGCGAGACCTGGAGGGCCTCCGAGCACGCGATCACCAGTCCGGTGCCCCTGGACGTGTGGCGCGAGGGCTGCTGGCGGTTCGTGGTCTTCCCCGCCCGCGTGGACGGTCGCGACACAGAGATCATCTTTGCCGTCTCGACGGCCGAACGGAACCGGACCGTACGAACGGCCACCCTCCCGACCGAGAACAAGCCAGAACACGACACCGCCGCAGGCCACCTGGCCACCCGCTGA
- a CDS encoding SigE family RNA polymerase sigma factor → MNSTRHDEFRDYVAARGPVLLRAALQLTGDRAEAEDLLQAALAKTYLAWDRIQDRAAVDGYVRRAMVNTQISWWRRRKLDIYPTDELPDQPVDDHTRRSDLRDALGRALDRLPERQRLAVMLRYYEDMPEAEIAEALGVSVGTVKSTVSRAMAKLRDDAALEADFPNASHPRP, encoded by the coding sequence GTGAACAGCACGCGGCACGACGAGTTCCGCGACTACGTCGCGGCTCGCGGCCCGGTGCTCCTGCGTGCCGCGCTGCAGCTCACCGGCGACCGCGCGGAGGCCGAGGACCTGCTCCAGGCGGCCCTGGCCAAGACGTACCTGGCCTGGGACCGGATCCAGGACCGCGCCGCCGTGGACGGCTACGTGCGGCGGGCCATGGTCAACACGCAGATCTCCTGGTGGCGCCGCCGCAAGCTGGACATCTACCCGACCGATGAGCTGCCCGACCAGCCGGTGGACGATCACACCCGGCGCAGCGACCTGCGCGACGCCCTCGGACGCGCCCTTGACCGGCTCCCCGAACGCCAGCGCCTCGCGGTGATGCTGCGCTACTACGAGGACATGCCGGAGGCCGAGATCGCGGAGGCCCTCGGGGTCAGCGTCGGAACGGTCAAGAGCACTGTCTCCCGGGCCATGGCCAAGCTCCGCGACGACGCCGCCCTCGAAGCCGACTTCCCCAACGCCTCGCACCCCCGCCCCTGA
- a CDS encoding long-chain fatty acid--CoA ligase yields the protein MQDFPLTITTIMRFGTEIYGGSEVVTWTGDGTRRRSYAELGERAARLAGALRRLGVDGDQRVATFMWNNAEHLEAYLAIPSMGAVLHTLNLRLFPDQLVYIANHAEDRVVIVDGSLIGLLAPVLPKMTTVRHVIVVGDGDTAPLAEAGKELHSYEQLLAAEPASFDWPEIDERSAAAMCYTSGTTGNPKGVVYSHRSAYLHSMATSTGNSLAMSAADRVLPVVPMFHANAWGLPYAAMMAGASLVMPDRHLQAEPLVRLIEAERPTIAGAVPTIWADVLRYVKEHGADLSSLRLVPCGGSAVPEALMRGFDEIGVRIVQAWGMTETSPVATMAHPPVGAEGEDAWRHRVTQGRILAGLEVRIVGDGDVVLPDDGEAVGEVEIRGPWITGSYYLDEDPARFHDGWLRTGDVGTLSSDGYLVLTDRAKDVIKSGGEWISSVDLENHLMAHPDIVEAAVVGVPDDRWQERPLASVVVREGAAVTAEQLREFLTGRIPKWQLPERWSFIEAVPKTSVGKFSKVTLRKMYHDGDLDVVRLD from the coding sequence ATGCAGGATTTCCCGCTGACCATCACCACGATCATGCGCTTCGGCACGGAAATCTACGGCGGGAGCGAGGTCGTCACCTGGACCGGCGACGGGACCCGCCGGCGGAGCTATGCCGAGCTGGGCGAACGCGCCGCCCGGCTGGCGGGGGCGCTGCGCCGGCTCGGGGTGGACGGCGACCAGCGGGTGGCCACGTTCATGTGGAACAACGCCGAGCACCTTGAGGCGTACCTGGCGATCCCCTCCATGGGGGCCGTGCTGCACACGCTCAACCTCCGGCTCTTCCCCGACCAGCTGGTCTACATCGCGAACCACGCGGAGGACCGGGTCGTCATCGTGGACGGTTCGCTGATCGGGCTCCTGGCCCCCGTCCTCCCCAAGATGACGACCGTCCGGCACGTGATCGTGGTGGGCGACGGGGACACCGCGCCGCTGGCGGAGGCGGGCAAGGAGCTGCACTCCTACGAGCAGCTGCTCGCGGCCGAGCCCGCCTCGTTCGACTGGCCCGAGATCGACGAACGGTCGGCCGCCGCCATGTGCTACACCAGCGGCACCACGGGCAATCCGAAGGGCGTGGTGTACTCGCACCGGTCGGCGTACCTCCATTCGATGGCGACCTCTACCGGGAACTCCCTGGCCATGAGCGCCGCCGACCGGGTCCTGCCGGTGGTGCCGATGTTCCACGCCAACGCCTGGGGCCTGCCGTACGCGGCGATGATGGCGGGCGCGTCCCTGGTCATGCCTGACCGCCACCTGCAGGCCGAGCCGCTGGTACGGCTGATCGAGGCGGAGCGGCCCACGATCGCCGGTGCCGTGCCCACCATCTGGGCGGACGTCCTGCGGTACGTCAAGGAGCACGGCGCCGACCTCAGCTCGCTGCGGCTGGTCCCGTGCGGCGGCTCGGCGGTGCCGGAGGCGCTGATGCGCGGCTTCGACGAGATCGGGGTACGGATCGTCCAAGCCTGGGGGATGACCGAGACCTCGCCGGTGGCGACGATGGCGCATCCGCCGGTGGGCGCGGAGGGCGAGGACGCCTGGCGGCACCGGGTCACCCAGGGCCGCATCCTGGCCGGGCTGGAGGTACGGATCGTCGGGGACGGCGACGTCGTGCTGCCCGACGACGGCGAGGCGGTCGGCGAGGTCGAGATCCGCGGCCCGTGGATCACCGGCTCGTACTACCTGGACGAGGATCCGGCCAGGTTCCACGACGGCTGGCTGCGTACCGGCGACGTCGGGACGCTCTCATCAGACGGCTATCTGGTCCTCACCGACCGGGCCAAGGACGTGATCAAGTCGGGCGGGGAGTGGATCTCCTCGGTCGACCTGGAGAACCACCTGATGGCGCACCCGGACATCGTCGAGGCCGCGGTGGTCGGCGTCCCGGACGACCGCTGGCAGGAGCGCCCGCTGGCGTCGGTGGTCGTACGGGAGGGCGCCGCGGTGACGGCCGAGCAGCTCAGGGAGTTCCTGACCGGCCGGATCCCGAAGTGGCAGCTTCCGGAACGCTGGTCGTTCATCGAGGCCGTGCCGAAGACGAGCGTCGGCAAGTTCTCCAAGGTGACGCTCCGGAAGATGTACCACGACGGCGATCTGGATGTGGTCCGCCTGGACTAG
- a CDS encoding SDR family NAD(P)-dependent oxidoreductase — translation MDLGLDGRVVLVTGASGDIGGAIARTFAKEGALVAAGWHRGEERARALVDSIVQEGGKGAAVRIDQRDPASAEAAVREVERELGDVSVLVANAVAWPAMAPETWQSLVDGFTVNVTGTLALIDAVLPGMRSAGGGRLVLVSSDVVDQPMPAGVAYPAAKGALETAARVLAVREARHGVLTNVVRPGFTLTERALTTPWLGQEAIDSESAETPTGRICTPEDVASAAAYLGSFANGHVNGEVLSVAGGRHLTR, via the coding sequence ATGGATCTCGGACTCGACGGCCGGGTCGTCCTGGTCACGGGAGCGTCCGGCGACATCGGCGGGGCGATCGCCAGGACGTTCGCGAAGGAGGGCGCACTGGTGGCCGCAGGCTGGCACAGGGGTGAGGAACGGGCCCGCGCCCTCGTCGACTCGATCGTCCAGGAGGGCGGCAAGGGGGCGGCGGTACGGATCGACCAGCGCGACCCGGCGTCGGCCGAGGCGGCGGTACGGGAGGTCGAGCGGGAGCTCGGCGACGTCTCCGTCCTGGTCGCCAACGCGGTCGCGTGGCCGGCCATGGCCCCGGAGACCTGGCAGAGCCTGGTCGACGGCTTCACCGTGAACGTGACCGGAACGCTCGCGCTGATCGACGCCGTCCTCCCCGGCATGAGGAGCGCCGGAGGAGGACGGCTGGTGCTGGTCTCCTCCGACGTGGTCGATCAGCCGATGCCCGCGGGCGTGGCCTACCCCGCCGCCAAGGGGGCGCTGGAGACGGCCGCCAGGGTGCTCGCCGTGCGCGAGGCCCGGCACGGCGTGCTGACGAACGTCGTCCGGCCCGGCTTCACGCTGACGGAACGGGCACTGACCACCCCCTGGCTCGGGCAGGAGGCGATCGACTCCGAGTCCGCCGAGACGCCCACGGGCCGCATCTGCACTCCCGAGGACGTCGCCTCCGCCGCCGCCTACCTCGGCTCGTTCGCGAACGGGCACGTCAACGGGGAGGTCCTCTCCGTCGCGGGCGGCCGGCACCTGACCCGCTGA
- a CDS encoding MarR family winged helix-turn-helix transcriptional regulator, translating to MEASEAMRVNRALNKMSKLYREAKARKLAALGLHPGQDVLLWFLAQEPDGMTVSQLAARLGIEPPTATRSLARLEKGGWFRREPVPSDRRQVRIVVTDAGHELLPDIERAWAELAEEAMGEAGPEQREITLTTLERANDRLRGLVGDEILAEE from the coding sequence GTGGAGGCAAGCGAGGCGATGCGCGTCAATCGGGCGCTGAACAAGATGAGCAAGCTCTACCGCGAAGCCAAGGCGCGCAAGCTCGCGGCGCTCGGCCTGCATCCCGGCCAGGACGTACTGCTGTGGTTCCTGGCGCAGGAGCCGGACGGCATGACGGTCTCGCAGCTGGCCGCACGTCTCGGCATCGAGCCGCCGACCGCGACCCGCAGCCTGGCCCGGCTGGAGAAGGGCGGCTGGTTCCGGCGCGAGCCGGTGCCCTCCGACCGCCGCCAGGTGCGCATCGTGGTCACCGACGCCGGTCACGAACTGCTGCCGGACATCGAACGCGCCTGGGCCGAACTGGCCGAAGAGGCGATGGGGGAAGCCGGTCCCGAACAGCGCGAGATCACCCTCACCACCCTTGAGCGGGCCAACGACCGGCTACGCGGCCTCGTCGGTGACGAGATCCTCGCGGAGGAGTGA
- a CDS encoding ferredoxin codes for MTDTTWLIEVDGGTCIGSGICAGTAPDHFTVENGTSRPARRRTEPADRVLDAAESCPVEAITVRDEGTGEVIAPEP; via the coding sequence ATGACCGATACGACCTGGCTGATCGAGGTGGACGGAGGCACCTGCATCGGCTCCGGCATCTGCGCCGGGACCGCCCCGGACCACTTCACCGTCGAGAACGGCACGTCCCGGCCCGCGCGGCGGCGGACCGAGCCCGCCGACCGGGTACTGGATGCGGCGGAGTCGTGCCCGGTCGAGGCGATCACCGTCCGCGACGAGGGAACCGGGGAAGTGATCGCCCCCGAGCCGTGA